One genomic segment of Styela clava chromosome 3, kaStyClav1.hap1.2, whole genome shotgun sequence includes these proteins:
- the LOC120342604 gene encoding large ribosomal subunit protein eL34-like, protein MVQRLRYRRRNPYNTTSNTRRISKTPGGRLVYLRTKKVGTIPKCGETKRKLFGIKPGRPKQLMSRTRRLKTVTRTYGGCLCSKALRERIVRAFLVEEQKIVVRVLKAQQKK, encoded by the exons ATGGTTCAACGATTGAGATATCGTAGGCGTAACCCGTACAACACAACTTCAAATACAAGAAGAATCTCTAAAACACCTGGTGGACGTCTAGTATATTTACGAACAAAGAAG GTTGGCACAATTCCAAAATGTGgtgaaacaaaaagaaaattatttggaaTCAAACCAGGCAGGCCCAAGCAGTTGATGTCAAGAACACGTCGTCTCAAGACCGTTACTAG GACATACGGTGGATGCTTGTGTTCAAAAGCACTTCGTGAAAGAATTGTTCGTGCTTTCTTGGTCGAAGAACAGAAGATTGTTGTCAGAGTATTGAAAGCTCAACAGAAGAAATAG